One segment of Pasteurella skyensis DNA contains the following:
- the rpmE gene encoding 50S ribosomal protein L31 gives MKQGIHPNYAEITANCSCGNVIKVRSTAGKDLNLDVCGKCHPFYTGKQRVVDTGGRVERFNKRFGVLGAKK, from the coding sequence ATGAAACAAGGTATTCATCCTAATTATGCAGAAATTACTGCAAACTGTTCTTGTGGTAATGTAATCAAAGTACGTTCAACAGCGGGCAAAGACTTAAACTTAGATGTGTGTGGTAAATGTCACCCATTCTATACTGGTAAACAACGTGTTGTTGATACTGGTGGTCGTGTAGAACGCTTTAATAAACGTTTTGGCGTATTGGGTGCAAAAAAATAA